The following proteins are co-located in the Desulfonatronum thiodismutans genome:
- a CDS encoding SPOR domain-containing protein — MAQKNSKPSTSSGGKKKRWRFELGPFGMLGVGLVGTLVMAWAFILGILVGRGYHPESVIPEIGWPPPSLPTLSTPRTVLQPEELRFHETLQERGSQPSPEAPRRAEPPRVSAPARQAPQVQQEAAVDSVPAPVVVAPPGPTSPTGQTGAADPVETGEPRFEFVYQVASFQNDAQAGELRQSIASAGLSASVEAGMVNDRQWYRVLVTVRGSQAEADLAKSRLQGLGIADPFLRAKKSL; from the coding sequence ATGGCGCAGAAGAACTCCAAACCCTCGACTTCCTCCGGCGGAAAGAAGAAACGCTGGAGATTTGAATTGGGCCCCTTTGGGATGCTCGGCGTGGGATTGGTGGGCACCTTGGTCATGGCCTGGGCATTCATTTTGGGCATTCTGGTGGGCAGAGGGTACCATCCGGAGTCGGTGATTCCGGAAATCGGATGGCCTCCTCCCTCTCTGCCGACGCTCTCCACGCCGCGAACCGTCTTACAGCCCGAGGAACTGCGATTTCACGAGACGCTTCAGGAACGGGGCAGCCAACCCTCACCTGAAGCGCCCCGTCGAGCTGAACCGCCGCGGGTTTCGGCTCCAGCCCGGCAGGCTCCCCAGGTCCAGCAAGAGGCCGCCGTTGATTCCGTACCGGCTCCGGTCGTCGTTGCCCCCCCCGGACCGACAAGTCCGACGGGACAGACCGGGGCGGCGGATCCTGTGGAAACGGGGGAGCCACGTTTCGAGTTCGTCTATCAGGTGGCCTCGTTTCAAAACGACGCCCAGGCCGGGGAGTTGCGGCAAAGCATTGCCTCCGCGGGACTGTCGGCGTCCGTGGAAGCTGGAATGGTCAATGATCGGCAATGGTATCGGGTGTTGGTCACGGTGCGCGGCTCGCAGGCCGAGGCGGACCTGGCCAAGTCGCGGCTTCAGGGTTTGGGCATCGCGGACCCTTTCCTTCGGGCCAAAAAATCCTTATGA